The following coding sequences lie in one Allochromatium vinosum DSM 180 genomic window:
- a CDS encoding ABC transporter substrate-binding protein — MTDSTAKPIRLGLMSPLTGLVSIYGQEIAWAGRIACDEVNAAGGVLGRTLELVVEDDGSLPETAIPAAERLVDEHGCVALIGNLLSNSRIAVASQVAEVRQVPYLNFSFYEGSIQSRYFFHFAALPNQQIARMIPYMARAIGPKMFFAGSNYEWPRGSIDAAIRTLRDLGGDVVGEEYLPLGSAPIDKLLDRVRRSGADVFVPYFAGTEQARLLTRFSQLGLKRRMAVVMGHYDEAMAATLAPEVREGFYSCNTYFMALDTPANQRYLTVLAALPGVSGIWPDGNGVLTNFGEGVYLCVQAFARAANLAGSLETQALLDALEHIEIEGPQGRVRMDPATHHVHVNTYLARATFEGRFEIVTAFGCLPPRIPERYRQVTGPVMPSLPQIPILAADTVPGQGGSPARAPDATDRILASIDVGVLAVSADGVIVEANRRIAEMFGYAIRELIGLPLQELIPPAFRRAHVLHVERFLHGSAYDRRMSERSELSGYRKDGSIFPVEISLSKIQVDGRWVMVATILDVTERRLAEEELVWHAIHDPLTGLPNRTMIHERLERALRRSKQQGQSVALLFIDLDGFKLVNDSHGHQAGDELLKTVAQRLVDHVRPGDTIGRLGGDEFVVLCDHVESPAAVANLADRLNDLLREPVTLSGRRLFASASIGLAIGHGTTHSADDLLRNADAAMYQAKEQGRDGWRFFSEEIHEQARRRLDIINGLRQAIERDEFQVRFQPILCAQSQIIRGAELLLRWFPSGGEVSPAHFIPIAEMSGSIVPIGKWVFRQACLAERQWRDRFGVEAPYVSVNVSARQLNDEALVEEFRRMLAETGADPERILLELTETSLMSDVIFNLSVLNQLAGLGLRVAVDDFGTGYSSLAQLLRLPLSKLKIDREFVDGLDKRHDSRAIVHAVCSMARAMNLKVIAEGVENASQFGYLRDLGCDYVQGFHFYRPLPPEEFLALLHETSATGRLAASDDLYSLLYVSQAARPMGESELKALLEKARESNRAQGITGFLLYFNESFMQVIEGQRARVRSLLEQIRRDPRHHGLRIVFEGGIRQRAFVGWSMGFRDMEHITHAQFLRGHNGRTIDFLEMAEDPRVCYNFMAAFAPDTNPLPTSWGGSRDDPRR, encoded by the coding sequence ATGACCGACTCCACCGCCAAACCGATTCGACTGGGACTCATGAGTCCGCTGACCGGCCTGGTCTCCATCTACGGACAGGAGATCGCCTGGGCCGGACGGATCGCCTGTGACGAGGTCAATGCCGCCGGCGGTGTCCTGGGCCGGACGCTGGAACTGGTCGTCGAGGACGACGGCAGCCTGCCCGAGACCGCCATACCGGCGGCCGAGCGTCTGGTCGACGAACACGGATGCGTGGCCCTGATCGGCAATCTGCTCTCCAACTCACGCATCGCCGTGGCCAGTCAGGTCGCCGAGGTGCGTCAGGTGCCCTATCTGAACTTCTCGTTCTACGAGGGCAGCATCCAGAGTCGCTACTTCTTCCATTTCGCGGCCCTGCCCAACCAGCAGATCGCGCGCATGATTCCCTACATGGCGCGCGCGATCGGACCCAAGATGTTCTTCGCCGGCAGCAACTACGAATGGCCGCGCGGCTCGATCGACGCGGCCATCCGCACCCTGCGCGATCTGGGTGGCGACGTGGTGGGCGAGGAATATCTGCCGCTGGGGAGTGCGCCGATCGACAAGCTCCTCGACCGTGTGCGCCGCTCGGGCGCGGACGTGTTCGTGCCCTATTTCGCCGGCACCGAACAAGCGCGGTTGCTGACGCGCTTCTCCCAGCTCGGGCTCAAACGGCGCATGGCCGTGGTCATGGGACATTACGACGAGGCCATGGCCGCCACGCTCGCGCCCGAGGTGCGCGAGGGCTTCTATTCCTGCAACACCTATTTCATGGCGCTCGACACCCCGGCCAACCAGCGCTATCTGACGGTCCTGGCGGCACTCCCTGGGGTCTCGGGGATCTGGCCCGACGGCAACGGCGTGCTGACCAATTTCGGCGAGGGCGTCTATCTGTGCGTGCAGGCCTTCGCGCGCGCCGCCAATCTGGCCGGTTCGCTGGAGACCCAAGCCCTGCTCGATGCGCTCGAGCACATCGAGATCGAGGGACCGCAGGGGCGGGTGCGCATGGACCCGGCGACCCATCATGTGCACGTCAACACCTATCTGGCGCGTGCCACCTTCGAGGGACGCTTCGAGATCGTCACCGCCTTTGGATGTCTGCCGCCGCGCATCCCCGAGCGTTATCGTCAAGTCACGGGGCCGGTCATGCCGTCTCTGCCGCAGATCCCCATCCTGGCCGCCGATACCGTGCCGGGTCAGGGGGGCTCGCCGGCGCGTGCGCCCGATGCCACCGACCGTATCCTGGCCAGCATCGACGTCGGTGTGCTGGCCGTCAGTGCCGATGGGGTCATCGTCGAGGCCAATCGGCGCATCGCCGAGATGTTCGGCTATGCGATCCGGGAGCTGATCGGGTTGCCGCTCCAGGAGCTGATCCCGCCGGCGTTCCGTCGCGCCCATGTGCTGCATGTCGAGCGATTCCTGCATGGATCGGCATACGACCGGCGCATGAGCGAGCGCTCCGAACTCAGCGGCTATCGCAAGGACGGCTCGATCTTTCCGGTCGAGATCTCGCTGTCCAAGATCCAGGTCGACGGCCGCTGGGTGATGGTGGCGACCATCCTCGATGTCACCGAGCGCCGGCTCGCCGAGGAGGAACTGGTCTGGCATGCCATTCACGACCCACTCACCGGCCTGCCCAACCGGACCATGATCCATGAGCGTCTGGAGCGCGCCCTGCGGCGCTCGAAGCAGCAGGGACAGAGTGTGGCCCTGCTGTTCATCGATCTCGACGGCTTCAAGCTCGTCAACGACAGCCACGGTCATCAGGCCGGCGACGAGCTGCTCAAGACGGTCGCGCAGCGTCTGGTCGACCATGTGCGGCCGGGCGACACCATCGGCCGGCTCGGCGGCGACGAATTCGTGGTGCTCTGCGATCATGTCGAGAGTCCGGCGGCGGTCGCCAATCTCGCCGACCGGCTCAACGACCTGCTGCGCGAACCCGTGACGCTCTCGGGACGGCGTCTGTTCGCCTCCGCCAGTATCGGCCTGGCCATCGGCCACGGCACCACGCACAGTGCCGACGATCTGCTGCGCAATGCCGACGCGGCCATGTATCAGGCCAAGGAGCAGGGCCGCGACGGCTGGCGTTTCTTCAGCGAGGAGATCCACGAACAGGCGCGCCGGCGGCTCGACATCATCAACGGCCTGCGTCAGGCCATCGAACGCGACGAGTTCCAGGTCCGGTTTCAGCCCATCCTCTGTGCCCAGAGCCAGATCATCCGTGGGGCCGAGCTTCTGTTGCGCTGGTTCCCGAGCGGGGGCGAGGTCTCACCGGCGCATTTCATCCCCATCGCCGAGATGAGCGGCTCGATCGTGCCGATCGGCAAGTGGGTCTTCCGTCAGGCCTGTCTGGCCGAACGCCAGTGGCGCGACCGGTTCGGTGTCGAGGCGCCCTATGTGAGCGTCAACGTCTCGGCGCGCCAGCTCAACGATGAGGCCCTGGTCGAAGAGTTCCGCCGCATGCTGGCCGAGACCGGCGCCGATCCCGAGCGTATCCTGCTGGAGCTGACCGAGACCTCGCTGATGAGCGATGTCATCTTCAACCTCAGCGTGCTGAATCAGCTCGCCGGACTGGGGCTGCGGGTGGCGGTCGATGACTTCGGCACCGGCTATTCCTCCTTGGCGCAACTGTTGCGCCTGCCCTTGAGCAAGCTCAAGATCGATCGCGAGTTCGTCGATGGACTCGACAAGCGCCACGACAGCCGCGCCATCGTGCATGCCGTCTGTAGCATGGCGCGCGCCATGAACCTCAAGGTGATCGCCGAGGGGGTGGAGAACGCCAGTCAGTTCGGCTATCTGCGTGATCTGGGGTGCGACTACGTCCAGGGGTTCCATTTCTATCGCCCGCTGCCGCCCGAGGAGTTCCTCGCCCTGCTGCACGAGACCAGCGCGACCGGGCGTCTGGCGGCCTCGGACGATCTCTATTCGTTGCTCTATGTCAGCCAGGCCGCCCGTCCCATGGGCGAGTCCGAGCTGAAGGCGTTGCTCGAAAAGGCGCGCGAGTCCAATCGTGCCCAGGGCATCACCGGATTCCTGCTCTATTTCAACGAGTCCTTCATGCAGGTCATCGAGGGACAGCGCGCGCGGGTGCGGTCGCTACTGGAGCAGATCCGGCGCGATCCGCGTCATCACGGTCTGCGGATCGTCTTCGAGGGCGGCATCCGGCAACGGGCTTTCGTCGGCTGGAGCATGGGCTTCCGCGACATGGAACACATCACCCATGCCCAGTTTCTCAGGGGCCACAATGGTCGGACGATCGACTTTCTCGAAATGGCCGAAGATCCGCGCGTCTGTTACAACTTCATGGCGGCCTTCGCGCCGGATACCAATCCGCTTCCGACAAGCTGGGGCGGGAGTCGGGACGATCCGCGACGCTGA
- a CDS encoding DUF3334 family protein: MAKTKAISTDDVLLMLCTSVKKVLSVATQTQINYSPMVQKITRTCLRPDIGCFVLFDGSFSGLVIINFSAPSAMELYRAYMMSMGMPESELATQHTSEEVGNMLGELMNQIVGDFTGNVGSELLVSINQNQPKMLTINKEVVVSIDTNLDRAQARRVSFSTANRNVFYMELAMDRTEFIQLHDFEREEIDPDRIVDEAGQRETLASTSNQTLVDQSLLDELGL, from the coding sequence GTGGCAAAGACAAAAGCGATCTCGACCGATGACGTGTTGCTGATGCTGTGCACCTCCGTGAAGAAGGTACTCTCGGTCGCCACCCAGACCCAGATCAACTATTCGCCCATGGTGCAGAAGATCACCCGGACCTGTCTGCGACCCGACATCGGTTGCTTCGTGCTGTTCGACGGCAGTTTCTCGGGCCTGGTCATCATCAACTTCTCGGCACCGTCGGCCATGGAGCTCTATCGCGCCTATATGATGAGCATGGGGATGCCGGAGTCCGAGCTGGCCACCCAGCATACGTCCGAAGAGGTCGGCAACATGCTCGGTGAGCTGATGAATCAGATCGTCGGGGATTTCACGGGCAACGTGGGCAGTGAGCTGCTGGTCTCGATCAATCAGAACCAGCCCAAGATGCTCACCATCAACAAGGAAGTGGTGGTCAGTATCGATACCAACCTGGATCGTGCCCAGGCGCGTCGCGTCTCTTTCTCGACCGCCAATCGCAACGTCTTCTACATGGAGCTGGCGATGGATCGCACCGAGTTCATCCAGCTCCATGATTTCGAGCGTGAGGAAATCGATCCCGACCGCATCGTCGATGAGGCCGGCCAGCGGGAGACACTGGCCAGCACGAGCAATCAGACGCTCGTCGATCAGAGCCTGCTCGACGAACTGGGGCTTTAG
- a CDS encoding DUF2934 domain-containing protein: MADDKIVTKKTAAKKAVTKKTTALKSPAPKSSRPPAAPTDMTESAPAKKSSSKSTGKKVSAAAATPVATPPKRGKSSAPKRSDHQGSLHELATVSAAKRQDMIREAAYYKAEKRRFAPGHEAEDWAAAEREIDELIARARVMTGH; this comes from the coding sequence ATGGCTGACGACAAGATCGTGACGAAGAAGACGGCGGCAAAAAAGGCTGTTACCAAGAAGACCACGGCTCTCAAGAGTCCGGCTCCCAAGTCCAGCCGCCCTCCTGCCGCACCCACAGACATGACCGAGTCCGCGCCGGCCAAGAAGAGTTCGTCGAAATCGACGGGCAAGAAGGTATCCGCCGCCGCGGCAACACCGGTCGCGACCCCGCCCAAGCGCGGCAAGTCCAGCGCCCCCAAACGTTCGGATCACCAGGGCAGTCTGCACGAACTGGCGACGGTCTCCGCCGCGAAACGACAGGACATGATCCGTGAGGCGGCCTACTACAAGGCCGAGAAACGCCGCTTCGCACCCGGCCACGAGGCCGAGGACTGGGCGGCGGCCGAGCGCGAGATCGACGAACTCATCGCGCGCGCCCGGGTGATGACGGGACACTGA
- a CDS encoding polysaccharide deacetylase family protein: MATVHHALVLNLHQPPGNLQELLEHQTWEAREILFALDRIPRSLWGREELARVHLSLSGTLLETLSDPVFQERVYGIVDCGSLLWHFQNQALFEIVGTGYFHPVLPLIPEADRREHLARWLDIARHLLWRPRFQGFWPPEMGFSMELIPLLRAFGYRYVFVDSEHVEPVTEMSWQELRYRPHIARHGDDEIIVVVRDRELSDAQESGMDVDWFLNEVAERTKWCDFTPLVTTCTDGENGGWFRNVTEGANFWTAFYLPLLNRVAAGEADVRPTFVSDYLDEHGAHGEVRVRTGAWNTGWHHGRDFTQWMGSERQRQAVADFAEASRLIHDARWFAGERGVTEGPESNALAESLWHLLRAETSCHLYWGESWVPRAEADLHAARQALERAVSLAPSPTAPEAETEPDAKFAAIAPESVPTRSTSRDAGADARDVVPTDRSPDVAAEATSTRGDVNPSATQP, encoded by the coding sequence ATGGCAACCGTCCATCACGCGCTCGTGCTGAATCTCCACCAGCCGCCGGGCAATCTCCAGGAGCTGCTGGAACACCAGACCTGGGAGGCGCGTGAGATCCTGTTCGCTCTCGATCGCATCCCGCGCAGTCTCTGGGGGCGCGAGGAGCTGGCGCGCGTCCATCTGTCTCTGTCCGGCACCCTGCTGGAGACGCTGTCCGATCCGGTCTTCCAGGAACGGGTCTACGGCATCGTCGACTGCGGCTCGCTGCTGTGGCACTTCCAGAATCAGGCGCTGTTCGAGATCGTCGGTACCGGCTACTTCCATCCGGTGTTGCCGCTGATCCCGGAGGCCGACCGGCGCGAGCATCTGGCGCGCTGGCTCGACATCGCCCGCCATCTGTTGTGGCGTCCGCGATTCCAGGGCTTCTGGCCGCCCGAGATGGGGTTCTCGATGGAACTCATCCCGCTGCTGCGCGCCTTCGGCTATCGCTATGTCTTCGTCGACAGCGAACACGTCGAGCCGGTCACGGAGATGAGCTGGCAGGAGCTGCGCTACCGGCCGCACATCGCCCGGCATGGCGATGACGAGATCATCGTCGTGGTGCGCGACCGCGAACTCTCCGACGCCCAGGAGTCGGGGATGGATGTCGACTGGTTCCTCAACGAGGTCGCCGAGCGCACCAAGTGGTGTGATTTCACGCCGCTGGTCACGACCTGCACCGATGGTGAGAACGGCGGCTGGTTTCGCAACGTTACCGAGGGCGCGAACTTCTGGACGGCCTTCTATCTGCCGCTGTTGAATCGGGTCGCGGCGGGCGAGGCCGATGTCCGGCCGACCTTCGTCAGCGATTATCTCGATGAGCACGGCGCGCACGGCGAGGTGCGGGTACGCACCGGCGCCTGGAACACCGGCTGGCATCATGGGCGCGACTTCACCCAATGGATGGGGTCGGAGCGGCAACGTCAAGCCGTCGCCGACTTCGCCGAGGCCAGCCGCCTGATCCATGACGCGCGCTGGTTCGCGGGCGAGCGTGGTGTCACCGAGGGACCGGAGTCTAACGCGCTCGCCGAGTCGCTGTGGCATCTGCTGCGCGCTGAGACCAGTTGCCATCTCTACTGGGGCGAGTCCTGGGTGCCGCGCGCCGAGGCCGATCTGCACGCCGCGCGTCAGGCCCTGGAGCGTGCGGTGAGTCTGGCCCCGTCGCCGACCGCCCCGGAAGCCGAGACCGAACCGGACGCCAAGTTTGCGGCCATCGCGCCTGAATCCGTACCGACCCGGAGCACGTCACGCGACGCCGGGGCGGACGCTCGCGATGTCGTGCCGACAGATCGATCCCCGGATGTCGCCGCCGAGGCGACGTCCACTCGCGGCGATGTCAACCCATCCGCCACCCAACCCTGA
- a CDS encoding polysaccharide deacetylase family protein — protein MNPMPEYIGDVPNLSGQEADVAQVVARGRERELFAKQGGVDFSAIRAATAIALHQHQPLIPAGGADLRTAALISNLQYMMENQHIGDNHNAPTFVWCYKRIGEFVPQLIGEGHSPRCMLEYSGTLLHGLRKMGEHHVIDALKTVTCNPDYNWAVEWLGMPWGHAVAPSTPVQDYRLHVRAFQHHFAAIFGWEALERVRGFSPSEMALPNHPDVAYAFVKTLVDCGYQWVLVQEHTVHRVGTEQHPERPHIPHRLVCTNSHGETASIIAIVKTQGSDTKLVAQMQPWYEAQGLNRVDLAGHSIPPLVTQIADGENGGVMMNEFPPKFMEVVRAASHSATPLMNASEYLEHLFASGVELSDLPEVQPLFHDRIWSRMQPGDGPEKLDQVIEELKREDGRFHMEGGSWTSDLSWVKGYENVLGPMEEASSCFNENVLRPGVATDHPAYRNALFHLMSSQTSCYRYWGQGLWTDYGREICRRAIEIIEQDFAKR, from the coding sequence GTGAATCCCATGCCCGAATACATCGGAGACGTGCCCAATCTGTCCGGACAGGAAGCGGACGTCGCGCAGGTCGTCGCGCGCGGACGCGAGCGTGAGCTGTTCGCCAAGCAGGGCGGGGTCGATTTCAGCGCCATCCGTGCCGCCACCGCCATCGCGCTGCATCAGCATCAGCCGCTGATCCCGGCCGGCGGTGCGGATCTGCGCACCGCCGCGCTCATCAGCAATCTCCAGTACATGATGGAGAACCAGCACATCGGCGACAATCACAACGCGCCGACCTTTGTTTGGTGCTACAAGCGCATCGGCGAGTTCGTGCCGCAGTTGATCGGCGAGGGCCACTCGCCGCGCTGCATGCTCGAATACTCGGGCACATTGCTGCACGGTCTGCGCAAGATGGGCGAGCATCACGTCATCGACGCGCTCAAGACCGTCACCTGCAACCCGGACTACAACTGGGCGGTCGAGTGGCTCGGGATGCCCTGGGGCCATGCGGTCGCGCCCTCCACGCCGGTGCAGGACTACCGGCTGCATGTTCGCGCCTTCCAGCATCACTTCGCCGCCATCTTCGGCTGGGAAGCGCTGGAGCGGGTGCGTGGTTTCTCGCCGTCCGAGATGGCGCTACCGAACCATCCAGACGTCGCCTACGCGTTCGTCAAGACCCTGGTCGACTGCGGCTATCAATGGGTGCTGGTTCAGGAACATACGGTGCACCGGGTCGGCACCGAGCAGCATCCCGAGCGCCCGCACATCCCGCACCGGCTGGTCTGCACCAACTCGCACGGCGAGACGGCGAGCATCATCGCCATCGTCAAGACCCAGGGGTCTGACACCAAGCTCGTGGCCCAGATGCAGCCCTGGTACGAGGCGCAGGGTCTGAACCGCGTCGATCTGGCCGGACACTCGATCCCGCCACTCGTGACCCAGATCGCCGATGGCGAGAACGGCGGGGTCATGATGAACGAGTTCCCGCCCAAGTTCATGGAGGTGGTGCGCGCGGCCAGTCACTCGGCCACGCCGTTGATGAATGCCAGCGAGTATCTGGAACATCTTTTTGCGTCCGGCGTCGAACTCAGCGACCTGCCCGAGGTCCAACCGCTTTTTCATGACCGCATCTGGTCGCGGATGCAGCCGGGCGACGGTCCCGAGAAGCTCGATCAGGTGATCGAGGAGCTCAAGCGCGAGGACGGACGCTTCCACATGGAGGGCGGGAGCTGGACCAGCGACCTGTCCTGGGTCAAGGGCTACGAGAACGTGCTCGGTCCCATGGAGGAAGCCAGTTCGTGCTTTAATGAAAACGTCTTGCGCCCCGGTGTCGCGACCGATCATCCGGCCTACCGCAACGCGCTCTTCCATCTGATGTCTTCACAGACCAGTTGCTACCGTTATTGGGGGCAGGGTCTCTGGACCGATTATGGACGCGAGATCTGCCGGCGCGCCATCGAGATCATCGAGCAGGATTTCGCTAAACGTTAA
- a CDS encoding DUF2333 family protein, translated as MDVKASLKSFDIAKKLTDPFSRLMKLYNPKVWREKGLMWTGGLFVVTYLVVVVVLGMLWSRSPETFDVRANALAMVKGDETRLVTGSYTTATAIRIGETLLGKPGGYLSNDKTPPGVYLDNIPNWEFGALTELRDLTNSLRNELSRAQSQSIEDRDLQIAQPQFNYNADSWILPSSESEYRQGIQALERYMERLSGREAQFFARADNLRVYLQVVEKRLGNLAQRLSYAVGQDDLDTELAGDPSARRADGVANQMHNQTPWSQIDDVFFEARGYTWALIHTLQAMEIDFESVLKTRNAQISLEQIIRKLQSTQDPVWSPLILNGTGFGPMANHSLVMASYISRANAAIIDLRRLLEQG; from the coding sequence ATGGATGTCAAAGCATCCTTGAAAAGTTTCGATATCGCCAAAAAACTCACCGATCCGTTCAGTCGGCTGATGAAGCTCTACAACCCCAAGGTCTGGCGCGAAAAGGGGCTCATGTGGACCGGCGGGCTGTTCGTCGTCACCTATCTGGTGGTGGTCGTGGTGCTGGGAATGCTCTGGTCGCGTTCACCCGAAACCTTCGACGTGCGCGCCAACGCGCTGGCGATGGTCAAGGGCGACGAGACGCGCCTGGTCACGGGTAGCTATACCACCGCGACCGCCATCCGCATCGGCGAGACCCTGCTGGGCAAGCCGGGCGGCTATCTGAGCAACGACAAGACCCCGCCAGGCGTCTATCTGGACAACATCCCGAACTGGGAATTCGGCGCCCTGACCGAGCTGCGAGATCTCACCAATTCGCTGCGCAACGAACTCAGTCGCGCTCAATCGCAGTCGATCGAGGATCGTGACCTTCAGATCGCTCAGCCGCAGTTCAATTACAATGCGGACTCCTGGATCCTGCCGTCCAGTGAGTCCGAATACCGCCAGGGTATCCAGGCGCTCGAACGCTATATGGAGCGTCTCTCCGGCCGTGAGGCCCAGTTCTTCGCGCGTGCCGACAATCTGCGCGTCTATTTGCAGGTCGTCGAGAAGCGGCTGGGCAATCTGGCTCAGCGTTTGTCCTATGCGGTCGGTCAGGATGACCTGGATACCGAGCTGGCCGGCGATCCCAGTGCACGGCGCGCGGATGGCGTCGCCAATCAGATGCACAATCAAACGCCCTGGTCGCAGATCGACGACGTTTTCTTCGAGGCGCGTGGCTACACCTGGGCGCTCATCCATACCCTTCAGGCCATGGAGATCGATTTCGAGAGCGTGCTCAAGACGCGCAACGCGCAGATCTCACTGGAGCAGATCATCCGCAAGCTGCAAAGCACACAGGATCCGGTCTGGAGTCCGCTGATCCTCAACGGCACAGGCTTTGGCCCCATGGCCAATCACTCGCTGGTGATGGCCTCCTACATCTCGCGTGCCAACGCCGCCATCATCGATCTGCGCCGCCTGCTGGAGCAGGGCTGA